TTTACGTTCAGTGGTTGGGATTCAGTACCAATTCTAGCGGCCCCACTTAGATCAATAGTTCCGTTTACGTAGACGTCAGAATTTGTGATGCTTCCACTTCCGCTAAGCACTAATCCCCCCGGACCGGTGTGAACAGAATAACCTTCTGATCCAGTACCGACCACCGTAACTTCTATACGAGCACGGCTCATTGGTTCTGAGGTGTCATTGTACCGATAGACTTCGCCGGTAGAGGTGATTATCTTTGTATTTGTATCGACTGCATCGGTAACGTTTGTTACAAAAGTGCCTCGTCCTTGTGACTGTGAATTAAAGAAGGTTTGCTCGGTTGAATACCCGGTGAAGCTATCGTTTTGGTTGAGCTCATTAACGGAGTTTTCGATGCCGGCTTCGGCTACTAATACCGCGTTAGCGGAGTATACTTTGCGGTTAGCAATATTGGCATGTGTAGCCGAGAAGCTTAAAAGCGACAAGCCAACAATCGACATAAACACCAGTAACCCGAGTAAGCCAAGTAGTATAATTCCGCCATTTTGGTTGGCCGTTGTTTTATTTGTTTGACTAATCATTTCTAAATACCATCCTCGTTTTATACTCAACTTCTATATCTTGTCCGTATGCTTGATCCGAGGATACTACAGTAAGTTCGATTGAGCGGGCATCCGGCGGGCTAACTTCTTGGTCGTTCTCATTAAGGTAGCGAACCGAAAATAAAGACACATTGTTTAGCATCTTTTTATCGGCTGGGCAGGATGAACTTACCCCTGACTCAGGGCAGGAGGTCGTGGCGGCATTATCAGAAACCGGTGAAGCAAGTGTTCGCTTATATAGAGTGCCATTATCTGTAAAGTAGATGACATTGTTCTTCTCGCTAATATATTCTGCCGGATCAGCAAATATTATGTCTCCGCTGTTATCAAGGGCTGCCGTTGCTAATATGAGCGTGTCGGTACTTGATTGCCAGCTATATTCGTCAGGGGCACCAGGGGCATTTTCATCAGGCCATCGGTTTTGCTCCTCGGCACTTGCCGCCAGGCGAATATCCTCTTGCGCGACAGTCAGCGCGAGTTGAGACTCGTATAAAATATTGGCTTTAGCTTGTGCTGTTGTGTATTGCCGCATAGTTGTAATAGCGAACATAGAAATAGCAACGGTAACGATTGCCAGAACCGCAACCGTTAAAGTGACCTCCAAAAGCGTGTTTCCAGATTGGTTATGGAGTAGTTTTCTCATTGCGTGATCCCGATTGCCCCGATTATGGAGCTGAGTCGTACCTCACGCTGCTCAGGGCCATTATTATAAGATACTGTCACATTAACCCGTCGTAACCCTGGGCTAGGTTCGCTTACTTCGACCGTTCCGGTGTTTGGTTCTGGTAGGTCATTTGGTAGCTCACTCGTGAAATCAATAGTTTCATCCGGCTCCAGATTGTTATAGTGGATGTTTCGTAAGGACTCAATCTTAAGTTCTGCCGCATGGCGAGCGCTTTCTAGATCTTCGGCGCGCCTTTGCATACCCTGGATACCCATAAACAGGCTAATGATACTACCTGCTGCAAAGCTGAACACCGCTACAACAATTAGTAGTTCTATAAGAGAAAATCCGAACTGGTTGGTGAGTTTCTTCATGCTTATGGTTCATTATATAGCATGTGTAAGCTGAGTACAGACCTACGTTAAAAATGCAAAACCAGATGCAGGACGCTTGATAACCTAGTACAATAGCTGTATGTCAAATCACAAACTGCTCATATTGGTAGCGGCTCTTGCGTTAGCGTTTGTTTTGAGAGAAGTAATTATAATATTATTTGTGGCATTCTTGCTAACAACCGCTTTTTTACCGGTTGTACAATGGCTTAAACAAAAACGTATACCACGCGGTCTATCCTCTATAATTCTAATTGTAGCGTTAGTCGTAATTCCTATAGCCCTATTGTTTAGTGTCGGTCCGGCGCTTGCTGATGAAGGACGCGAATTATTTAATAGAGCACCGAAAATAGTCGACGAAGTAGACTCTTTGCTTAGTGCAGAAATTGGTATCGAAGTCCGGAATAGAGTTGTTGACCGCAGCGAACAGATGATAGCTGATGCGTTTACTGCTACTGGATCAGCTGTACGAGTCATCATCGGGATCGTGTTAGTACCTGTTTTAGCGGTTTATTGGCTGACGTACTACAGGCAAGCTAAGGTTGGATTGATTAATTTTATCGGCGCCGGCGAGAAAGGCCGTAGGCAGTTTGCAAGCGATAGTTTTGAGGCGGTAGAGGCTCGGCTTGGTTCTTGGGTTAAAGGTCAATTGTTAGTGAGCTTTGCGGTTGGCTTATTGACATGGGTTGTGTTGCTAATTTTGGGAGTGCCATACGCTGGAGTGTTAGCATTAATTGCGGCCTTCTTAGAGATTATTCCTACACTTGGCCCTATACTTGCAGCCGTACCAGCGTTATTAATTGCGCTCACTATAGATACCAGCTTATTTTTTATCGTGTTGATTGCCTATGTAGTTATCCAGCAGGTTGAAAGCTATATAATTTCACCACGTGTTTTAGGCCAGTCGGTCAAAATGAACCCTTTTGCGGTGCTTTTATCGGTTATTGTTGGTACCAATTTACTTGGGATTATTGGGGCGCTACTGGCTGTTCCTGCGGTTATTACCGGCCAAGAAATTTATCGCGTTTACGTTAAAGAACGCGATAAGCTACAGACTTAGTTAGTAGCCCAGTTTTTCTACAAAACTTCCGACATTGCTAGCCATAGGATAATTATAGCAAGACACAAATATACCGAAATGATAGGCGGTTTTCTTGATGGAGGGCCATCTGGGACTCGAACCCAGGACACCCTGCTTAAGAGGCAGGTGCTCTAACCAGCTGAGCTAATGGCCCGGTAGTAGACTTTCATTTACTCCACACTAGTGCGGAGTAGGCTTTTGCCTGGCAAAAGCTAATGAAAGCTCACTACCGGGCTGGCCCTTGTATTCTACAGGCGTAGACATGATGTAACGTATCACAAAATGTAACAAGGAAACTTTAGCAGGTTACCTCTGTTATTGCAAGTGGAATGTTGGTATACTATGGACTAATGAAACTTCTAGACGGTAAAGAACTCGCCGGTTTTATAAAAGAACGTCAGGCGAAACAAGTAAGGGAACTAAGGCAATCGCACGTGGTTGAGCCTAAGCTAGCCATTGTTCAGTGCAAGGATGATCCGGTCATCAACACCTATGTGCGGCTTAAAAAGCAGTATGGTACCGATATTCAAGTAGAGGTTGAGGTACACAATGTAGCCCAAGATAAAGTTCAAGATGTGCTACAGAAGCTTAACGAAGACATCTCGATTCACGGCATTATTGTCCAGCTGCCGTTAGCAGACACAGATCAAACAGAAGAGGTGGTGAACCTGGTTGCCTCAGAAAAAGACGTAGATGCGCTTGGAAACCCTCTTGCAGCGTGGCTACCAGGAACCACGCACTCTGGGCGGCAGGGCGAGGCGGTGCGTGGTTCCTGGTTTACGCCTGCGACGCCAATGGCGATTATGTGGTTATTGGCAGGTTATAACATTGACCTCCGTGGCAAAAAAGTGTTGCTAGTTGGCCGTGGCCGCTTGGTAGGTGCGCCTCTAGAGCGAATCTTAAAAGACTCTGACATAGACGTTTCGTCTGCAGACAGAGAAACAAAAAAGCTTAACGTGTTAACTATTAATGCAGATGTCATTATTACCGCGACTGGTAGCCCGGCAATTTTATACCCGGACATGATAAAACAAGGAGCAGTGGTGGTAGATGCAGGCGTGGCCGGTGAAGACGGAAAAACCGTTGGTGATTTACACCCGAGCGTGTATGAACGCGATGACTTAACCGTAACGCCAGCCAAAGGCGGCGTTGGCCCGCTGACTGTCTGTGCCTTATTTGACAATGTAATCCGCGCCGCTCGACAATCAGCTGAGAGTAAATAAGATGAGTATAGATCCACAATTGTACTCGGAGTTAAAGCGAGAGATACTAGATGCTAGAGTTCTAGAGGCAGGAGAGATGGTTGCCGCAAATGGTCAGTTAATAGGACAGAAATTGGAATTTGATAATGTCGACCAACATTCAGACCTTTTTTATAAAATTGTCGCTGGTCTTGTTGAACTTGCGAGTTCACATGATCCAGATATCTTGATTCCTGTACCTGAGGGTGCCAACGCTTATGTAAAAGCTATGAGCGAACAGATGGGGAATCTTGAGTTTGTTCAGCTGAGAAAGCCAGAAGTCGAAACCGAACCTTTCGCACTACAGTCTCAACGGATAGGTCAGTTAATATTGCGTAACAAAGAAAAACCGTTTTTGGTAGATGATGTGTTTAGAACTGGAAGCCAGCTTAAAAGAGTCATGGCAATGCCCGAGATGCAAGGCAAAGAAATTGCTGCTGGAGTTATTTGGCGTCGAGACGATCCAGATCAAACTAAGCGGAATACACTCAAGGTTTATTCGTTAATCCACGAGTATGTACCTGATTTTGCAGAAAGGTTAGAATGACCAAGATTGGTGTGTTTGATTCAGGGGTAGGAGGACAGGCAGTAGTGGACGCTATCAAGCGTTCTATACCCGATGCCGATGTTGTGTATGCAGATGACAAGGCCAATGTGCCGTATGGTAATAAAACTCCGGAGGAGTTAAAACAACTTGTTTTGCCAATACTTAACATGTTAAGTAAACAGGGATGTGATGCCATTGTTGTCGCTTGCAATAGTGTAACCACTACGATAATCAGTGATTTACGTCAAAAAATCAGCACTCCCCTGATTGGCATGGAGCCGATGGTAAAACCTGCAGCCGCTACAACCGAAACTGGCATGATAGCAGTCTGCGCTACGCCAGCCACACTCAAGAGCACCCGCTACGCGTGGCTGAAACAGCAGTATGCGGACGGTGTTGAAGTTTTAGAACCGGACTGCAGTGCCTGGCCTTACATGATCGAGTCCAAGCAGATAGATCACAACAAGATTCGCAGCCGCATTGCAGACGTGTGTGAGGCTGGTGCCGATGTTATCGTGCTTGGTTGTACGCATTACCACTGGATTGAAAAAGAGATAAAAGACATCGCCAAAGAGTATAAAACGACCGTTATCCAGCCGGAGCAGCCAGTTATAGCTCAGCTTAAGCGAGTTTTAGGACTTCGTCCTTAAATTGTTGACCGCGGTCTTTATAGTCCGAGAACATCCCAAAGCTGGCGCAGCCGGTCGAAAGTAGTACGACATCACCAGGCTTGGCGTATTTATGTGCCGTTTTAACAATAGACTTCATGGTCTTTCCATCATCCACGATGTCCGTAAAGTCGACTGCTTTGAGAGCCTTCTTGATGTCAGGAGCCGTATCACCGATCAGTACCACTTTGCGGACATTGTGATTTTTGACGGTTAACGCCAACTTGTCATAACGGGCACCCTTATCTGATCCGCCCAAAATGACAACTTTTGGTTCGGTGAATGCTTCCATGGCTACGATGGCGGTTTCTGGTGTGGTGCCAAACGAGTCATCGTAATAACTAACTTTGTCGATTTCCTTAACGAGCTCTAATCGGTGTTCCAAACCTGAGAATGTCTGCAGCGCCCAGCGTATCGCGTTGGCGTCCTGGTGAACTTGCCAGACAGTAGTAATTGCTGCACAGACGTTTTGTAGATTGTGTTTGCCCAGTAGCTTGATGTCGTTAATTGAACAAATTGGTCGTTCGTCGATAATTATATTGTTGTCTTTGACGTAAGCACCGGGTGGGTCATAATAAGGTAATTTTTTAGCACGTCCCACGGAAGCAACCGCCTTTGATGTATCATTTTCTGCAAAATAGATTGCTACGTCCCGGGGTTTTTGGTGGGCAAACATCTGTTGCTTTGCGGTTACATATTCTTCCATACTAACGTGCCAATCAAGATGTTCTTCTACTATCATTAACACAACACCGATATGCGGGCTGTGTTTTAGGTCTATGAGCTGAAAGTTGGCAAGCTCCAGCACGACCCAATCTCCTGGGCGAATACCGTCTTTTAAAAGTGCTAATGGCGGTATACCGATATTCCCGCCCAAGTGAACACGTATTCCGGCAGCGTCTAGCATCTTGGCGATTAGAGTACTGGTTGTACCTTTGCCTTTGGTGCCAGTCACGCCGATTATATTGCGGCTAGGGCATATCTTAAAGAACTCGTTGGTAACAGTAGTTACTTTATCTAGTATGTCGGGGTGTTTAGGGTTGGCTTTTTGAATGTCGCTTGGGTGTAGAGCTGGTGTGCGTACCAACAAATCAAATTTATCTAAGTTTTTTAGATAATCTTTACCCAGTTGTGATTTAGTGCCTTTTGGCACCTTAGTCTTTGTACTGCGGTCGCAAATTGTCAGTTTATTGTCGCCTTGATTCCAATACTCGTAAGCGGATTGGCCTTGTCCGGCAAATCCTAAAATTGCGATGTTCATGCGTATAAGTATCCGGTATCAACGCTGAAGTATCAAGCTTTAGCTTGCAAGTTGTTGTTTGACGAGCTCTGCCACTTGTCGCGGCGTCATGTCGGCTTTTAGGATTACGGCGCTAACGCCCAGCTCTTTTACTTTGGCCGGAAGCTCTTGTTCGCCCATATTGGTTAAGATAACAACCTTGATGTCCTTACCCCAGTCAGTAGCCCGTAATTGCTGCAACATTTCGTCACCAGTCATCTCTGGCATCATTAGGTCAAGCAAGATAATATCAGGCTTCATGTTCTCGGCTAATTCCAAGCCAAGCTTGCCGTTTTCGGCTGTTTCTACCTCATAACCCTCGGCCTCGAACTTGATGCGGTACATCTGCGATATAGCTAGATCGTCCTCAATAATTGCAACTTTTGTCATACTCTCATCCTACGACAAAACCTAGCTTAAAGACAACTTTACCGCATTGGTGTGTTTAGTATTTCATGGGCGATTTCAACCACCTGTCCAGGGGTGTAGTGGGCTTTTACGACGTATCTATCGACTCCCAAAAAGCCTAGATTGGACGGAGCTTCATCGCGGCTGATATTAGTCAGCACAATAACTCGGATGTTTGCCCCCCAATCTTCTTGACGCAGCTTTTCTAGCATGTCATCACCGCTCATAACCGGCATACGCAGGTCTAATAAAATAAGATTGGGCTCAAACTCCTTGATAACCGACAAGCCTTCTTTGCCGTTGTGAGCAACACTTACCTCAAAGCCAGAATTTTCCAGCTTCATGGCATACATTGCTGCTAGGGCATGCTCGTCTTCTATAACAACTACTTTACGCATTTGCATATTTGTGGAATTGTTCTATTATTGACTTTTTTAATCACCTCTGATAGTATAGCAACGTTCTTTAGCAGACAAAACGACGTTACGGGTTGCCCACACGGCAGTCTGTGACGTCGTTTTTTGTTTTCAAAATAGTTAGAGAATTTATAGAACAGCGGATTTTAATGACAGAGCACGAATTACAATCACAAGAATTACAGGAACACCAAGACGCACAAGAGACCACTCAGCAGCATGGTTTCATTGACAAGGTTAAAAGTTCTTTTAATACAAAAAAAGCAGCCGTTATTTTGGCTGCAGGATTAACTGCTGGTGGAGCGCACGCAGCCTATGATACTGAGCCAGTCGGCAACGTGATCGATGATGCAATTGAAACAGTAGACAGCTTTAGTATTCCATTAACGCTAGATGTGGATCCTGAGCTTCCAGGTACCATGGTAGATATAAACGAAGGCTTACGAGATGTAGCCACCCCATATTTTATAGGCGCAGCTGGCTTAACTTTAGCATTAGTAGGCTATGCTCGCATGTCAGAGCGAGGCGCAGCCATGCAGACAATTTCACAATCTAACTCTTCTGGTAACGCGAAAAGATTATTACTTCCGGCACTTCTTATGGCGAGCGTAGGAACGGGTAGCTCGTTAGCTAGTGATAGTGCTGAGGCGGCCGTTAGACCCGTGAAGGCGATTGAGCAAAATATTGAATCTAATCTTGGCACAGATGTTTCAGACATGTATATGCCTTTTGTCCAGCATGAGCGTCAAGTAATAAATAATCATGGAGGGATATCAGAAACTGCCGTGGATGATTTGGTTGAAAAGCACGGGAGCTCTAATGTAGTGCCACTTCGTGTAGCTCTGGGTAGCATCAGACCCCTTAATGGCGGCGTTGAGCCCCCTAGTGCTGCTATCGTTACCGCGCCCTCCGAAATTATTAGCCAGATAGGTTCGCTTGAAACTACCGGAGACCTGCCAGGAGTTATAGTTGGCGAGCAACTTCGAGCAAACATAGGTGATATTGTTGAAGTAGACGGTAAGAACTTCGAGGTTACAGATATTAGTTCTGAGCCAGGTGGTATTGGCCGTGTGACTGTTTACGGTTCCAACGAAGACCTAGAAGGTATCTTTCCTGAAGAGACGTATTCAGCAGTACTGGTAAACAATAATATCAGCGATGAAGTCAGTAATGAGTTCGAA
This portion of the Candidatus Saccharibacteria bacterium genome encodes:
- a CDS encoding prepilin-type N-terminal cleavage/methylation domain-containing protein, coding for MKKLTNQFGFSLIELLIVVAVFSFAAGSIISLFMGIQGMQRRAEDLESARHAAELKIESLRNIHYNNLEPDETIDFTSELPNDLPEPNTGTVEVSEPSPGLRRVNVTVSYNNGPEQREVRLSSIIGAIGITQ
- a CDS encoding AI-2E family transporter yields the protein MSNHKLLILVAALALAFVLREVIIILFVAFLLTTAFLPVVQWLKQKRIPRGLSSIILIVALVVIPIALLFSVGPALADEGRELFNRAPKIVDEVDSLLSAEIGIEVRNRVVDRSEQMIADAFTATGSAVRVIIGIVLVPVLAVYWLTYYRQAKVGLINFIGAGEKGRRQFASDSFEAVEARLGSWVKGQLLVSFAVGLLTWVVLLILGVPYAGVLALIAAFLEIIPTLGPILAAVPALLIALTIDTSLFFIVLIAYVVIQQVESYIISPRVLGQSVKMNPFAVLLSVIVGTNLLGIIGALLAVPAVITGQEIYRVYVKERDKLQT
- a CDS encoding bifunctional 5,10-methylenetetrahydrofolate dehydrogenase/5,10-methenyltetrahydrofolate cyclohydrolase, with translation MKLLDGKELAGFIKERQAKQVRELRQSHVVEPKLAIVQCKDDPVINTYVRLKKQYGTDIQVEVEVHNVAQDKVQDVLQKLNEDISIHGIIVQLPLADTDQTEEVVNLVASEKDVDALGNPLAAWLPGTTHSGRQGEAVRGSWFTPATPMAIMWLLAGYNIDLRGKKVLLVGRGRLVGAPLERILKDSDIDVSSADRETKKLNVLTINADVIITATGSPAILYPDMIKQGAVVVDAGVAGEDGKTVGDLHPSVYERDDLTVTPAKGGVGPLTVCALFDNVIRAARQSAESK
- a CDS encoding phosphoribosyltransferase — translated: MSIDPQLYSELKREILDARVLEAGEMVAANGQLIGQKLEFDNVDQHSDLFYKIVAGLVELASSHDPDILIPVPEGANAYVKAMSEQMGNLEFVQLRKPEVETEPFALQSQRIGQLILRNKEKPFLVDDVFRTGSQLKRVMAMPEMQGKEIAAGVIWRRDDPDQTKRNTLKVYSLIHEYVPDFAERLE
- the murI gene encoding glutamate racemase; its protein translation is MTKIGVFDSGVGGQAVVDAIKRSIPDADVVYADDKANVPYGNKTPEELKQLVLPILNMLSKQGCDAIVVACNSVTTTIISDLRQKISTPLIGMEPMVKPAAATTETGMIAVCATPATLKSTRYAWLKQQYADGVEVLEPDCSAWPYMIESKQIDHNKIRSRIADVCEAGADVIVLGCTHYHWIEKEIKDIAKEYKTTVIQPEQPVIAQLKRVLGLRP
- the murD gene encoding UDP-N-acetylmuramoyl-L-alanine--D-glutamate ligase, which encodes MNIAILGFAGQGQSAYEYWNQGDNKLTICDRSTKTKVPKGTKSQLGKDYLKNLDKFDLLVRTPALHPSDIQKANPKHPDILDKVTTVTNEFFKICPSRNIIGVTGTKGKGTTSTLIAKMLDAAGIRVHLGGNIGIPPLALLKDGIRPGDWVVLELANFQLIDLKHSPHIGVVLMIVEEHLDWHVSMEEYVTAKQQMFAHQKPRDVAIYFAENDTSKAVASVGRAKKLPYYDPPGAYVKDNNIIIDERPICSINDIKLLGKHNLQNVCAAITTVWQVHQDANAIRWALQTFSGLEHRLELVKEIDKVSYYDDSFGTTPETAIVAMEAFTEPKVVILGGSDKGARYDKLALTVKNHNVRKVVLIGDTAPDIKKALKAVDFTDIVDDGKTMKSIVKTAHKYAKPGDVVLLSTGCASFGMFSDYKDRGQQFKDEVLKLA
- a CDS encoding response regulator, which encodes MTKVAIIEDDLAISQMYRIKFEAEGYEVETAENGKLGLELAENMKPDIILLDLMMPEMTGDEMLQQLRATDWGKDIKVVILTNMGEQELPAKVKELGVSAVILKADMTPRQVAELVKQQLAS
- a CDS encoding response regulator; this encodes MQMRKVVVIEDEHALAAMYAMKLENSGFEVSVAHNGKEGLSVIKEFEPNLILLDLRMPVMSGDDMLEKLRQEDWGANIRVIVLTNISRDEAPSNLGFLGVDRYVVKAHYTPGQVVEIAHEILNTPMR